From the genome of Triticum aestivum cultivar Chinese Spring chromosome 3B, IWGSC CS RefSeq v2.1, whole genome shotgun sequence, one region includes:
- the LOC123065035 gene encoding aspartic proteinase CDR1-like — protein MAGTTWRALLLLGVVLTAQLCLCTAYVGGGFSVEFIHRDSPKSPLHDPSLTSHDRVLAAVRRSAAHSYAVGDPSGGVAEIRSSPYEYLMYVNIGTPRTRMLAIVSTGSNLVSFKCTNGTSGPPPAAGAAPVSYVFDTSSSSSYGLVACRLPSCHAVRGTSCDANSICQYHFSYGDGSTTDGILSTETFTFDDAPGGCVGCRERPQLQLTRVNFGCIKNTNGGNPFLLAGNVGLGAGNISLINQIGAATSLGRRFSYCLAPFSVNASSIINFGARAAVTEPGAVTTPLIPSAVDAYYTILLTSVKIGNSTIALLDPIVGELTKNIKLQRKPSPEKLLDLCYDVGGTIQDWVLEKLFPEVTLGFGGGAVITLKAKNAFVQPQPGTACLAMSAATDNVAVIGNIAQQNFWVGFDLDKGAITFAAADCAKSYPSPPASNQLE, from the exons ATGGCGGGTACGACATGGCGAGCGCTGTTGCTCCTTGGCGTCGTCCTGACGGCGCAGCTGTGCCTGTGCACGGCGTACGTCGGCGGCGGGTTTAGTGTGGAGTTCATCCACCGGGACTCTCCCAAGTCGCCGCTACACGACCCGTCGCTCACCTCCCACGACCGCGTGCTTGCCGCCGTGCGGCGTTCCGCGGCGCACTCGTACGCCGTCGGCGATCCTTCCGGCGGCGTGGCCGAGATCAGGTCCAGTCCGTACGAGTACCTGATGTACGTCAACATCGGCACGCCGCGCACCCGGATGCTCGCCATCGTCAGCACCGGCAGCAACCTCGTGTCGTTCAAATGCACCAACGGGACCTCCGGTCCTCCGCCAGCCGCTGGGGCCGCGCCGGTGAGCTACGTGTTCGAcacgtcctcctcgtcgtcctacgGCCTCGTGGCCTGCCGGTTGCCCTCGTGCCACGCGGTCCGCGGCACCTCCTGCGACGCCAACTCCATCTGCCAGTACCACTTCTCCTACGGCGACGGCTCCACGACAGACGGCATCCTCTCCACCGAGACCTTCACCTTCGACGACGCTCCCGGCGGCTGTGTTGGATGCCGCGAACGTCCGCAGCTGCAACTGACCAGAGTCAACTTCGGCTGCATCAAGAACACGAACGGCGGCAACCCGTTCCTCTTGGCCGGCAATGTCGGCCTGGGCGCCGGGAACATCTCCCTCATCAACCAGATCGGCGCGGCGACATCGCTCGGCCGGAGGTTCTCGTACTGCCTCGCGCCCTTCTCCGTCAACGCCTCCTCCATCATCAACTTCGGCGCCCGCGCCGCCGTGACGGAGCCGGGCGCGGTGACCACGCCGCTGATCCCCTCGGCCGTGGACGCTTACTACACCATCCTGCTCACGTCCGTCAAGATCGGGAACTCGACCATC gcgctgctggaccCGATCGTGGGAGAGCTCACGAAGAACATCAAGCTCCAGCGGAAGCCGTCCCCGGAGAAGCTGCTGGACCTGTGCTACGACGTGGGCGGGACGATTCAGGACTGGGTGCTGGAGAAGCTGTTCCCGGAAGTGACGCTGGGGTTTGGCGGCGGCGCCGTGATCACCCTGAAAGCGAAGAACGCGTTCGTACAGCCGCAGCCGGGGACCGCGTGCTTGGCCATGTCGGCGGCGACGGACAATGTGGCGG